One genomic window of Sphingobacterium oryzagri includes the following:
- a CDS encoding chloride channel protein, whose translation MAQTSHFHIYAWAKWLISILAISFLVGTTSAFFLQALHIVTDLRENHLWLLIFLPFAGVMVVWCYNRFGGRAQKGNNLLLEEYYHPTIGIPWPMTPLIIITTLITHLFGGSAGREGTAVQYGGSIADQCSRFFRWTKAERRVLLLCGIAAGFSSLFGTPLAGALFALEVVQIGKLRWRAALPVLCTALLSNTVCGVYGDLHTHYPALALLPALHFSFFSAIVIAGLAFGVAAQLFSRMGEWFAHLFSYVKQPLVRPLIGGTLIIIAVYALQSSKYIGLGIPTILLAFQEPLPSSDFLIKTVLTCITLSAGFKGGEVTPLFFIGATLGNALAPILPIPLSILAAMGFVSVFAGCTKTPLACTVMAMELFGWDYSFIFLAVCLISYVVSGKTGIYSAQRKKGSLTTMRWL comes from the coding sequence ATGGCACAGACTTCGCATTTCCATATTTACGCTTGGGCAAAATGGCTCATTTCTATTCTGGCGATCTCCTTTTTGGTTGGAACCACCTCTGCTTTCTTTTTACAAGCACTGCATATTGTCACGGATCTTCGCGAAAACCATCTCTGGCTTTTAATCTTCCTTCCCTTTGCCGGCGTCATGGTCGTCTGGTGCTACAACCGCTTTGGCGGCCGCGCACAAAAAGGCAACAATTTGCTGCTGGAAGAATACTATCATCCTACGATCGGCATTCCCTGGCCGATGACGCCATTGATTATCATCACAACCTTAATTACACATCTCTTTGGCGGTTCTGCCGGACGTGAAGGTACGGCTGTACAATATGGGGGCAGTATTGCCGATCAATGCAGTCGTTTTTTTCGCTGGACAAAAGCCGAACGTCGTGTGCTGTTACTCTGCGGTATAGCGGCCGGCTTTTCGTCGCTCTTTGGTACGCCACTGGCCGGTGCTCTATTTGCACTAGAAGTTGTCCAGATAGGCAAACTGCGCTGGCGTGCCGCGCTCCCCGTGCTCTGCACGGCTTTGCTTTCCAACACTGTATGCGGAGTCTATGGCGACTTACACACCCATTATCCAGCACTCGCACTTCTACCGGCCTTGCACTTTTCCTTTTTTAGCGCGATTGTTATCGCCGGTTTGGCTTTTGGTGTTGCCGCGCAGCTTTTCAGCCGTATGGGCGAATGGTTTGCGCATCTTTTTAGTTATGTAAAACAGCCTTTAGTTCGGCCGCTTATTGGCGGAACGCTTATTATCATAGCTGTTTACGCTTTACAAAGCAGTAAATATATCGGGTTGGGCATTCCTACCATTCTTTTGGCCTTTCAAGAACCGCTTCCGAGTAGCGATTTTTTGATCAAAACCGTGCTTACCTGTATTACCTTAAGCGCCGGATTTAAGGGCGGCGAAGTCACGCCGCTATTTTTTATCGGGGCAACGCTGGGCAATGCCCTGGCGCCGATCTTGCCCATTCCCTTGTCTATTCTAGCGGCTATGGGTTTTGTATCTGTATTTGCCGGCTGTACAAAAACTCCGCTGGCTTGTACGGTCATGGCCATGGAATTGTTTGGCTGGGACTATAGTTTTATCTTTCTGGCGGTTTGCCTGATCAGCTATGTGGTATCGGGTAAAACGGGTATCTACAGCGCACAACGGAAAAAAGGCAGTTTGACGACCATGCGCTGGTTGTAA
- a CDS encoding DUF423 domain-containing protein → MQTLVLTIAGLFGALAIVLGAFGAHLFKKILPEDKLASFEVGVRYQMYAALALLIVGYHNDFQLLAQQWAFYGIAIGTLLFSFSIYGLAFANYWKVNLRFLGPITPLGGLLMIIGWVALIISFY, encoded by the coding sequence ATGCAAACTCTTGTTTTAACCATTGCCGGCCTATTTGGCGCACTCGCTATTGTACTGGGCGCATTTGGGGCACATCTTTTCAAAAAAATCTTACCAGAAGATAAGCTAGCCTCCTTTGAAGTCGGTGTACGCTATCAAATGTATGCCGCGCTGGCATTGCTTATCGTTGGTTACCACAACGATTTTCAGCTTCTTGCGCAGCAATGGGCTTTTTATGGCATTGCAATAGGCACCTTGCTTTTCTCGTTCAGCATTTACGGGCTTGCCTTCGCGAATTATTGGAAAGTAAATCTCCGCTTTCTCGGTCCCATCACCCCGTTAGGCGGTTTACTGATGATTATCGGTTGGGTAGCGCTTATTATTAGTTTCTATTAA
- a CDS encoding rhodanese-like domain-containing protein: MTFLHRFFLLIVCSGLGMLRLSAQEKLTTAAFLDSISLQTVSLVDVRSADEYANGHLATAQQLDWNDKETFVRETAAWDTSKPLYLYCFSGARSAKAAKFLREKGFQVYELDGGLKNVAKEKLTKKQQAN, encoded by the coding sequence ATGACGTTTTTACACCGATTTTTCCTGCTAATTGTCTGCTCCGGATTGGGCATGTTGCGCCTTTCGGCCCAGGAAAAACTAACGACAGCTGCTTTTCTGGATAGCATCAGTCTGCAAACCGTTAGTTTAGTAGACGTGCGCAGCGCCGACGAATATGCTAACGGCCACTTGGCGACAGCACAACAGCTTGATTGGAACGACAAAGAAACGTTTGTACGCGAAACAGCGGCGTGGGATACATCAAAACCACTATACCTCTACTGCTTTAGCGGTGCGCGAAGTGCCAAAGCAGCCAAGTTTTTGCGCGAAAAGGGGTTTCAGGTGTATGAGTTGGACGGCGGATTGAAAAATGTGGCCAAGGAAAAATTAACGAAAAAACAGCAAGCAAATTAA
- a CDS encoding YceI family protein produces MKNLFNVLFAAACLINVAFAQGNWSVDPAHSNARFEVNHLGISLVDGQFKTLEGAVASTSAESFDGATINFSIDVNSIDTRIEARDNHLKSDDFFNAEKFPKITLKNAILKKAGKGKFTLTGDLTIRDVTKKVTFDVVQNNGIITDPWGKTRAGFTAKTSINRLDYNIKYNDKLPTGVPAVAAEVAIVVNVELVKN; encoded by the coding sequence ATGAAAAATCTATTTAACGTATTATTTGCGGCGGCATGTTTGATCAACGTCGCTTTTGCACAAGGAAACTGGTCTGTAGACCCGGCACACAGTAACGCCCGATTTGAGGTTAATCACTTAGGCATTTCTTTGGTTGACGGACAATTTAAAACACTCGAAGGTGCTGTAGCATCAACATCAGCGGAAAGTTTTGACGGTGCTACTATCAATTTCAGCATTGACGTAAACAGTATTGACACCCGTATTGAAGCGCGTGATAATCATTTGAAAAGCGACGATTTTTTCAACGCCGAGAAATTTCCAAAGATAACGTTGAAAAATGCAATCCTTAAAAAAGCAGGTAAAGGGAAATTCACACTAACAGGCGACCTCACAATCCGTGACGTAACTAAAAAAGTAACCTTTGATGTGGTACAAAATAACGGCATTATTACCGATCCATGGGGCAAAACACGCGCTGGATTTACGGCTAAAACAAGTATCAACCGTTTAGATTACAACATTAAATACAATGATAAATTGCCTACAGGTGTGCCAGCTGTTGCGGCAGAAGTAGCCATCGTTGTTAACGTTGAATTAGTGAAAAACTAA
- a CDS encoding AraC family transcriptional regulator — protein MYIQRLDHSKATDSSIVVRRDQTPQNHNSWHYHDELELIYIRKGKGTFFVGDCIQSFSDQFMVLIGSNSPHYWLFDDAYLAEQAVQQADIQVVHFKADFCGVSFLSLPEAQPIKQLYKRAERAIVLSNEDGQLLSFFDNLAKQSLLSRLSSLLSTLSYLAERPSLSLLVSEDYTNPQQQDDYKRMNKILEHIRLHYKTKIQLEEVAQLAGMTPNSFCRYFKQKTGKSLIPFVNELRIAFACKMLTETDATIKQICFDCGFQNFVSFHKIFKSLTAATPLHYRDAARQASA, from the coding sequence ATGTATATACAACGCCTTGACCATAGTAAAGCTACCGATAGCAGCATTGTTGTACGTCGGGACCAAACACCCCAAAACCATAATAGTTGGCATTACCACGACGAACTGGAACTTATTTATATCCGGAAAGGAAAAGGAACCTTTTTCGTGGGCGATTGTATCCAATCCTTTTCAGATCAGTTCATGGTATTGATCGGCTCGAACAGTCCGCATTACTGGCTGTTTGACGACGCTTATTTAGCCGAACAAGCGGTGCAACAAGCCGATATCCAGGTGGTACATTTTAAAGCAGACTTCTGCGGTGTCAGTTTTTTAAGCCTACCCGAAGCGCAGCCTATCAAACAGCTGTATAAAAGGGCCGAACGCGCCATCGTGCTAAGCAATGAAGACGGGCAACTGTTATCTTTCTTTGACAACCTTGCAAAACAGAGCCTGTTGTCTCGGCTAAGTAGTTTGTTAAGCACCTTATCTTATCTGGCCGAAAGGCCGTCCTTATCGCTTTTAGTCAGCGAAGATTATACAAACCCACAGCAACAGGACGATTATAAACGGATGAATAAGATTCTGGAGCATATCCGGCTGCACTACAAAACAAAAATACAGCTTGAAGAAGTGGCACAGCTGGCCGGCATGACGCCCAACTCTTTTTGCCGATATTTCAAGCAAAAGACCGGGAAGAGCCTTATTCCCTTTGTCAACGAATTGCGCATCGCCTTTGCCTGCAAGATGCTGACGGAAACCGATGCGACGATCAAACAGATCTGTTTTGACTGCGGCTTTCAAAACTTCGTTAGCTTTCACAAAATATTTAAATCGCTTACGGCAGCTACGCCGCTGCACTATCGCGATGCCGCTCGTCAGGCAAGTGCCTAA
- the fucP gene encoding L-fucose:H+ symporter permease, whose amino-acid sequence MTQVKKYSLAIGLITSLFFFWGFIHNLDPILIPHLRNAFSLSHFQASLVDSAVFIAYFLLAIPAGLIMQRFGYKAGIIVGLSLFAAGCFLFVPAANTVNYYFFLGALFVVACGLTILETAANPYMTVLGDPSKATQRLNFAQSFNGLAAFIAPLIGGKYILTEEPKSAEEIASWGEQAKQAYIQMETASVKGPYVILGLIILVVTIIFVFTKLPEIKEDEENASPGIFHAFRHTNVRWAVVAQFFYIGAQVCVLSFLVMFATDVAGIAPSEASTYAGIAGLAFMLGRFIGTFFMRYIAPTRLLFVYAVVCVVLTFFVIYAAGVITLYALIGIAFFMSIMFPTIFAVGVEGIGADTKPASSLIVMSIVGGAVLPPLLGQLSDSIGSFQLAYYVVMLCFIVVALFAWNNKESKVSQASGGH is encoded by the coding sequence ATGACGCAAGTAAAAAAGTACAGCTTAGCAATTGGCTTAATCACCTCGCTCTTTTTCTTTTGGGGTTTTATTCATAATCTCGACCCGATCTTGATACCACACCTGCGCAATGCTTTTAGTTTGTCGCATTTTCAAGCTTCATTGGTCGACTCCGCCGTGTTTATCGCTTACTTTTTGCTGGCTATTCCGGCAGGGCTTATTATGCAGCGGTTTGGTTACAAAGCGGGAATTATCGTCGGGTTATCGCTATTTGCGGCGGGCTGTTTTTTGTTTGTTCCGGCAGCGAATACGGTAAACTACTATTTCTTTTTGGGGGCACTTTTTGTCGTGGCTTGCGGACTGACTATTTTGGAAACGGCCGCTAATCCCTACATGACCGTGTTGGGCGATCCCTCTAAAGCCACGCAGCGCCTTAATTTCGCGCAATCATTCAACGGTTTGGCTGCTTTTATCGCGCCATTGATTGGTGGTAAATATATTTTGACAGAAGAACCGAAGTCTGCCGAGGAAATCGCGAGCTGGGGGGAACAGGCAAAACAGGCTTATATCCAAATGGAAACGGCATCAGTCAAAGGTCCTTACGTTATTCTGGGCTTGATTATTTTGGTCGTTACCATCATCTTCGTGTTTACCAAGTTACCTGAAATTAAAGAAGATGAGGAAAATGCTTCGCCAGGTATCTTTCACGCTTTTCGCCATACCAATGTACGCTGGGCAGTTGTAGCACAGTTTTTTTATATCGGCGCCCAGGTTTGTGTATTGAGTTTTTTAGTGATGTTTGCGACCGACGTGGCCGGCATTGCGCCAAGTGAGGCCAGCACTTATGCTGGTATCGCCGGACTGGCCTTTATGCTGGGGCGTTTTATCGGAACCTTTTTTATGCGGTATATAGCACCAACGCGTCTGTTGTTTGTTTACGCGGTGGTTTGTGTTGTATTGACCTTTTTCGTGATTTATGCAGCGGGCGTGATTACGCTCTATGCCTTGATTGGTATCGCTTTTTTTATGTCAATCATGTTTCCGACGATTTTTGCCGTGGGCGTCGAAGGAATAGGTGCCGATACCAAACCCGCGTCAAGTTTGATCGTGATGTCTATCGTTGGCGGCGCGGTATTGCCACCGTTGTTGGGACAGTTGTCTGATTCGATCGGCAGTTTTCAGCTGGCTTATTACGTGGTTATGTTGTGTTTTATCGTGGTAGCCCTATTTGCGTGGAACAATAAGGAGAGCAAGGTTAGTCAGGCGTCGGGCGGCCATTAA
- a CDS encoding L-rhamnose mutarotase, producing the protein MKKYVLALDLQHDPTLIAEYEAYHRNIWPEIQASIRDAGIDRMEIYRFANRLFMLMEVEENFSFERKATMDAANPKVQEWEALMWKYQQALPGAKPGEKWVLMDKIFEL; encoded by the coding sequence ATGAAAAAATATGTGTTGGCTTTGGATCTACAGCATGATCCGACCTTGATAGCCGAGTACGAGGCATATCACCGAAACATCTGGCCAGAGATTCAAGCGTCTATTCGCGATGCGGGTATCGATCGGATGGAAATATATCGTTTTGCAAATCGGCTGTTTATGCTTATGGAGGTTGAGGAAAACTTTAGTTTTGAGCGCAAAGCAACGATGGATGCGGCCAATCCGAAAGTGCAGGAATGGGAAGCACTGATGTGGAAGTACCAGCAGGCCTTACCGGGTGCAAAACCCGGAGAGAAGTGGGTTTTAATGGATAAAATTTTTGAGCTTTAA
- a CDS encoding UxaA family hydrolase: protein MERERLSFLQIHPEDNVLVALRDLPKDFVVDFNGLQFALRQAVAAKHKFTITSLAQDAQVFMYGVLVGKMNNAVEPGEAITTENLRHASEDFQMGSRKLAWTKPDVSSFASRTFQGFHRSNGTVGTANHWLVIPLVFCENRNVLTLKAALEEKLGYQVASKDYSDEVDALIARYQAGASVDELMAIDLSSAKENQRKQRLFPNVDGVKFLNHDMGCGGTRMDSDALCGLLAGYITHPNVAGATILSLGCQHAQASILRDEIKKRDPQFDKPLYVFEQQFEGTEQELMQKAIKATFAGLSLANKQTREPATLDKLCIGLECGGSDGFSGISANPALGYLSDMLVSMGGSVILAEFPELCGVEQELSDRCIDEETAAKFMSLMKTYNAKAEADGSGFYMNPSPGNIRDGLITDAIKSAGAAKKGGTSPVTAVIDYPELANYPGLNLLCTPGNDVESTTAEVAAGANVVLFTTGLGTPTGNPITPVVKLSTNTKTFEKMPDIIDLNCGTIIDGQETIEEAAHRILEYVIAVASGEKQPKAVRLGQDDFIPWRRGVSL from the coding sequence ATGGAACGAGAGCGATTGTCTTTTTTACAGATTCATCCGGAGGATAATGTGTTGGTAGCGCTACGGGATCTGCCAAAAGATTTTGTGGTTGATTTTAATGGCCTGCAGTTTGCCTTACGACAAGCTGTTGCTGCAAAGCATAAGTTTACTATAACGTCGTTAGCACAAGATGCTCAGGTGTTTATGTATGGCGTTTTGGTGGGAAAAATGAATAATGCCGTAGAACCGGGGGAAGCCATTACGACAGAAAATCTGCGCCATGCTTCTGAAGATTTTCAGATGGGCAGCCGAAAACTTGCCTGGACAAAGCCAGATGTAAGCAGTTTTGCCTCACGCACCTTTCAGGGATTTCATCGCAGCAATGGCACGGTGGGCACAGCAAACCATTGGTTAGTGATTCCACTCGTATTTTGTGAAAATAGAAACGTGCTAACGTTAAAAGCGGCTTTAGAAGAAAAATTGGGCTATCAGGTAGCATCCAAAGACTACTCCGATGAGGTTGATGCATTGATTGCGCGTTACCAGGCAGGTGCTTCGGTAGATGAGCTGATGGCTATTGATCTTTCCTCGGCGAAGGAAAATCAACGGAAGCAACGTTTATTTCCGAATGTAGATGGCGTGAAATTCCTTAATCATGATATGGGTTGTGGCGGCACGCGGATGGATTCTGATGCGCTTTGTGGCTTGCTTGCCGGTTATATCACACATCCGAATGTGGCTGGAGCCACCATTTTGAGTTTGGGCTGTCAGCATGCGCAAGCCTCTATTTTACGGGACGAAATTAAGAAACGGGATCCGCAATTTGATAAGCCGCTGTATGTTTTTGAACAGCAATTTGAAGGCACAGAGCAAGAACTAATGCAAAAAGCGATCAAAGCGACTTTTGCAGGGTTGAGTCTGGCGAATAAACAAACACGTGAGCCGGCTACGTTAGATAAGCTGTGTATCGGTTTGGAATGCGGCGGCTCGGACGGTTTCTCGGGTATTTCCGCCAATCCGGCATTGGGCTACCTTTCGGATATGTTGGTCAGCATGGGCGGATCGGTTATTCTAGCAGAATTTCCAGAGCTTTGCGGCGTCGAACAAGAGCTAAGCGACCGTTGTATCGATGAGGAGACAGCCGCAAAATTTATGTCGCTTATGAAAACCTATAATGCGAAAGCGGAAGCCGATGGTTCTGGTTTTTATATGAACCCATCACCAGGCAATATTCGTGACGGATTGATCACCGATGCTATTAAATCTGCCGGGGCAGCAAAGAAAGGGGGTACGTCTCCTGTAACTGCAGTGATTGATTATCCTGAACTTGCTAACTATCCAGGATTGAACCTCTTGTGTACACCAGGTAACGATGTGGAGAGTACAACCGCCGAGGTGGCTGCCGGCGCTAACGTCGTGCTGTTTACGACCGGATTGGGCACACCAACCGGCAATCCGATTACGCCGGTGGTTAAGCTCTCGACCAATACAAAGACGTTCGAAAAAATGCCTGATATCATCGATTTAAACTGTGGTACGATCATCGACGGACAGGAAACGATTGAAGAGGCTGCTCATCGCATATTGGAATATGTGATTGCAGTGGCTAGCGGCGAAAAACAACCGAAAGCTGTGCGTTTAGGCCAGGATGATTTTATTCCATGGCGGCGCGGGGTTTCGTTATAA
- a CDS encoding alpha-L-fucosidase — protein sequence MKKLGIFTLLVCFLNVAFAQTAYKPSAANLENRAWFEASRFGVFIHWGVYSLLGDGEWVMNDQKLSLSEYGLLPKFFNPQDFDAKAWAKLFKDAGAKYITFTTRHHDGFSMWNSQTSDYNIVKSTPFKRDIVKELVEACRAEGVRVMFYYSLLDWKRNDYTPLGRTGNGIAGRDLEQGDWNRYIEFMKTQLTELLTNYGQIDGIWFDGHWDKKDADWQYEEIYSLIHSLQPQCLIGNNHHMAPIEGEDFQMFERDLPGHNTTGFGTAADAVGSLPKEVCGTIAGSWGFNIKDRQQKSFKEVLSYLVKAAGYGSNLLLNVGPMPNGEIQDYQQERLRQLGDWLKQYGESIYGTEGGFVRPTDDYALTKKGNTIYVHLLNADKASFLIPNFTFKVSSLVSFDGKTKVNFHQLDNDVLVLQLPEGLRDTNDLVLKLSIK from the coding sequence ATGAAAAAGCTAGGCATCTTTACCTTGTTGGTCTGTTTTTTAAACGTCGCATTTGCGCAAACAGCCTATAAACCCAGTGCAGCCAATCTGGAAAACCGGGCATGGTTTGAAGCGTCCCGATTTGGCGTTTTTATTCATTGGGGCGTTTATTCGCTCTTGGGTGATGGCGAATGGGTGATGAATGATCAGAAATTAAGCTTGAGCGAATATGGCTTGTTGCCAAAATTTTTCAATCCGCAAGATTTCGATGCAAAGGCTTGGGCCAAATTGTTTAAAGATGCCGGAGCAAAGTACATTACGTTTACAACGCGGCACCACGATGGTTTTTCCATGTGGAACTCGCAAACATCAGACTATAATATTGTTAAATCTACTCCGTTCAAGCGTGATATCGTAAAAGAGCTGGTGGAGGCCTGCCGTGCGGAGGGCGTGCGCGTAATGTTTTATTATTCGTTGTTAGACTGGAAGCGCAACGATTATACGCCTTTGGGCCGAACGGGAAATGGCATCGCTGGTCGGGATTTGGAGCAGGGCGACTGGAACCGCTATATCGAGTTTATGAAAACTCAATTGACGGAGTTGTTAACGAATTACGGTCAGATCGACGGTATTTGGTTTGACGGGCACTGGGATAAGAAAGATGCAGACTGGCAATACGAAGAAATTTATTCGCTGATTCATTCTTTGCAACCGCAATGCCTGATCGGTAACAACCATCATATGGCGCCTATTGAAGGTGAAGATTTCCAAATGTTTGAGCGTGATCTGCCCGGACATAATACCACGGGTTTTGGCACAGCGGCAGATGCCGTAGGTAGCTTGCCCAAAGAGGTCTGTGGTACTATCGCGGGTTCCTGGGGTTTTAATATCAAAGACAGGCAGCAAAAATCGTTTAAAGAAGTGCTTTCGTATTTAGTCAAAGCGGCTGGTTACGGTTCAAACCTACTGCTCAATGTGGGTCCGATGCCTAATGGAGAGATACAAGATTATCAACAGGAGCGGCTGCGTCAACTGGGCGATTGGCTCAAGCAATATGGCGAGTCGATTTACGGTACGGAGGGTGGGTTTGTCCGCCCAACGGATGATTACGCGCTGACCAAAAAAGGAAATACGATCTATGTGCATCTGCTGAATGCAGATAAAGCTAGTTTTCTTATTCCTAACTTTACGTTTAAGGTGTCGTCTTTGGTTTCTTTTGATGGTAAAACAAAGGTAAATTTTCATCAGCTTGATAACGATGTCCTGGTGTTGCAGCTGCCAGAGGGCCTGCGTGACACAAATGATTTAGTATTGAAGTTAAGTATAAAATAA
- a CDS encoding SDR family NAD(P)-dependent oxidoreductase, protein MSKLTGKVAIITGGGSGIGRAIAELFAAEGAHVHILDLNAAVGQTVVDYIVSLGGQAAAHACNVSNQAEVAAIVATIGKVDILVNNAGVAHVGNLEKCSEVDFERIFQVNVKGAYNALHAVIPVMKQHGGGAILNLASIAAVVGIADRFAYSMSKGAIYAMSMSVARDYIADNIRSNSISPARVHTPFVDGFISKNYPGQEAEMFEKLSQSQPIGRMAKPEEIARLALFLCSDDAGFITGNDYPIDGGFIKLNN, encoded by the coding sequence ATGTCCAAATTAACAGGCAAAGTAGCCATTATTACAGGCGGAGGTAGCGGCATAGGCCGTGCTATCGCCGAACTTTTTGCAGCAGAAGGCGCGCATGTGCACATCTTGGATCTTAATGCAGCGGTCGGGCAGACAGTCGTTGACTATATTGTTTCGCTTGGCGGACAAGCAGCCGCACACGCTTGCAACGTGAGTAATCAGGCGGAGGTGGCAGCAATTGTCGCTACGATTGGAAAAGTTGATATTTTGGTCAATAACGCGGGGGTCGCACATGTGGGCAATTTGGAAAAGTGCTCGGAGGTAGACTTTGAACGTATTTTCCAGGTTAACGTTAAAGGTGCTTACAATGCTTTGCACGCTGTAATACCGGTAATGAAGCAGCATGGTGGCGGTGCTATACTCAATTTGGCGTCGATTGCGGCGGTGGTTGGTATTGCCGATCGCTTTGCTTACTCGATGAGTAAAGGCGCTATTTACGCCATGAGCATGTCGGTAGCGCGCGACTATATCGCGGATAATATCCGCTCAAATTCGATTTCTCCAGCGCGCGTACACACGCCTTTTGTGGATGGGTTTATCAGCAAGAACTATCCTGGTCAGGAAGCGGAAATGTTTGAAAAGCTCTCGCAATCGCAGCCTATAGGCAGGATGGCCAAGCCGGAGGAAATTGCTAGATTAGCGCTATTCCTTTGCTCGGATGACGCTGGTTTTATCACCGGAAACGACTACCCAATCGATGGTGGATTTATTAAGTTGAATAATTAA
- a CDS encoding fumarylacetoacetate hydrolase family protein, giving the protein MKLIRFGEYGKERIGVQIDGVNYDVSAFGGDYNEQFFAENGLERLAQFVKANAGQLIEVPAGTRIGSPFARPSKIVCIGLNYKDHAEETGAAIPAEPIIFMKSTTSLIGPNDQIVIPRNSTKTDWEVEFGIVIGKRASYVEEAEALDYVAGYVLHNDVSEREYQLERGGTWDKGKGCDTFAPMGPHLTTADEIPDINNVRLWLKVNGKTYQDGNTSNLIFSVAHVVSYVSQFMTLLPGDVISTGTPAGVGLGFKPPIYLKAGDVVELGADYLGESRQEVVAYPAS; this is encoded by the coding sequence ATGAAATTAATACGCTTTGGTGAATACGGAAAAGAACGCATCGGCGTTCAAATTGATGGTGTAAACTACGATGTTTCTGCCTTTGGTGGAGATTACAATGAGCAATTTTTTGCAGAAAATGGATTGGAGCGCTTGGCTCAATTTGTAAAAGCAAATGCTGGTCAACTAATCGAAGTACCTGCCGGAACCCGAATAGGATCGCCATTTGCTCGCCCGTCAAAAATCGTGTGTATTGGTCTTAACTATAAAGATCATGCCGAGGAAACAGGCGCTGCAATTCCGGCCGAGCCCATTATATTTATGAAGTCTACCACATCACTGATCGGGCCAAACGACCAGATTGTTATCCCTCGTAATTCTACGAAGACAGATTGGGAAGTTGAATTTGGTATTGTGATCGGTAAGAGAGCATCTTATGTAGAAGAAGCTGAAGCACTGGATTATGTAGCAGGTTATGTTTTACATAATGATGTTTCAGAACGCGAGTATCAATTAGAGCGTGGCGGCACCTGGGATAAAGGCAAAGGATGTGACACATTTGCGCCGATGGGGCCACATTTAACCACCGCCGATGAAATTCCTGATATTAATAATGTAAGACTTTGGTTGAAGGTGAATGGCAAAACATACCAAGATGGTAATACCAGCAATCTGATTTTTTCTGTTGCGCATGTGGTGTCTTACGTGTCACAATTTATGACCTTGTTGCCGGGCGACGTGATTTCTACCGGTACACCGGCTGGTGTAGGTTTAGGCTTTAAGCCGCCTATTTATTTAAAGGCTGGAGATGTGGTCGAGTTGGGCGCTGATTATTTAGGCGAATCCAGACAAGAAGTGGTAGCGTACCCGGCAAGCTAG
- a CDS encoding amidohydrolase family protein produces the protein MRIDAHQHFWIYNRERDAWITDDMQAIQRNFLPVDLSPLLKENLIDGAVAVQATQSLEETQFLVDLASMYALIKAVVGWVDLQADDIVEQLEKLSQFPIIKGFRHVVQGEEDPDFLMRPAFQRGIAALGKHQFTYDLLIHPRHYASTLACVKQFPAQRFVLDHMAKPNIRAKEFDEWAAFIQALAAYPNVYCKVSGLVTEADWLNWKIDDFQPYIQHVVTCFGKDRVMFGTDWPVCLVAASYADVMGVAAHSLTDFTEAERAAFWGGNAQQFYNF, from the coding sequence ATGCGCATTGACGCTCACCAGCATTTTTGGATTTATAATCGCGAGCGCGACGCCTGGATAACCGACGATATGCAGGCTATTCAGCGAAATTTTCTTCCAGTAGATTTAAGTCCGCTGTTGAAAGAAAATTTGATAGACGGTGCTGTTGCCGTGCAAGCGACGCAGTCGTTAGAAGAAACCCAGTTTTTGGTTGATTTGGCCAGTATGTATGCCTTGATAAAGGCGGTGGTAGGCTGGGTAGATTTGCAAGCAGATGATATCGTTGAGCAATTGGAGAAGTTAAGTCAATTCCCCATTATCAAAGGTTTTCGGCATGTTGTTCAAGGCGAAGAAGATCCTGATTTTTTAATGCGGCCAGCATTCCAGCGCGGTATCGCCGCGTTGGGCAAACATCAGTTTACATACGATTTGTTGATTCATCCGCGACATTACGCCAGCACGCTGGCTTGCGTGAAGCAGTTTCCGGCGCAACGTTTTGTGCTAGATCATATGGCTAAGCCCAACATTCGGGCAAAAGAGTTTGATGAGTGGGCCGCGTTTATACAAGCGCTTGCTGCGTATCCGAATGTTTATTGTAAGGTTTCCGGCCTGGTAACCGAAGCGGATTGGCTAAACTGGAAGATCGACGATTTTCAACCGTATATCCAGCATGTCGTAACTTGTTTTGGAAAAGATCGGGTAATGTTTGGTACAGATTGGCCCGTATGTTTGGTCGCGGCGTCTTATGCCGATGTGATGGGCGTTGCTGCGCATAGTCTAACAGACTTTACCGAAGCAGAACGCGCTGCTTTTTGGGGCGGTAATGCCCAACAGTTTTATAATTTTTAA